GGTCCAGAAAGGTTCCCAGGCCGCGCAGCAGGGTCAGGTTGTGCTCCAGGGTCTTGCCGAAGCCGATGCCCGGGTCCAGCACGATCCTGTTTTCGGGGAGCCCGGCGCCGGTGAGCATCCTGATGCCGCGTTCGAAGAAGGTCCGCACCTCGGAGAGCACGTCGGAATAGCGCGGGTCCACCTGCATGGTTCCGGGCTTGCCCAGGGAGTGCATGAGCACGTAGCCGGGCTTGTGGCTTGCCACCACGTCCAGGAGGGCGGGCTCGAAGGCGCAGGCGGACACGTCGTTGACGATGGCCGCCCCGGCCTCCAGGGCCTGCCGGGCCACCTCGGCCTTGTAGGTGTCCACCGAGACCACCGCGTCGGGGTGGCGTTCCAGGATGCCCCGGATCACGGGGACGACCCGTCGCAACTCCTCGTCCTGGCCCACCTGCTCGGCGAAGGGACGCGTGGATTCGCCGCCCACGTCCACGATGGCCGCGCCCTCGGCCAGGAGCCGGGAGGCGTGCCCGCAGGCGTCGGAGGCCTCGAAGTTGCGGCCGCCGTCGGAGAACGAGTCAGGGGTGACGTTGACGATGCCCATGACGAGAAAAGGGGCAGGCTTCAAGACCCGCCCCCGTGTCACCGTCCACGCGGCAATGCCGGGCGAAACGTCTGCGTGGTTCACCGGTGGGCCGCTCCGCTCAGAGGGTTGGCGGCCCCGGGGGCATGAGCGCCCGGGGCCTTGCGGATATTACTCGGGGAAGGAATCAGTCGTTCCCGGAGGGTTTCTTCTCGGATTCCTGGGCCTCTTCCTGTCCGGCCTCGCCGCCAGCCTTGGCAGCCTGTCCGGAATCCGCCTGAGCGGAGGAAGCCTCGGGCTTTGCATCGGCCTTTTCGGGCTCGGCTTTGGCCGTGGGCTCCAGGGGGGGCAGTTCCTGGTTCTTGAGCAGCAGGTCGATGTCGGCCCCGCTGATGGTCTCCCGATCCAGGAGCGCCTTGGCGATGGCGTGCAGGTACTCGATGTTGGCCGTGAGCAGTTCCTTGGCCCGGGAGTGGCAGCCCTCCACGATGGAACGGACCTCGGCGTCTATCTGGCGGGAGGTGTCCTCGGAGAAGTTCTTGTGGTGCATGAGCTCGCGGCCCAGGAAGATCTCCTCGTCCTTCTCGCCGTAGGAGAGGGGGCCGAGCTTCTCGCTCATGCCCCACTTGCAGACCATCTTGCGGGCCGTGTCGGTGGCGCGTTCGATATCGTTGCCCGCACCCGTGGTCATATGGCCCAGTACGACCTCCTCGGCCACGCGCCCGCCCAGGAGCATGACGATCCTGTCCAGCAGGAAGTTCTTGGTGTAGGTGTGCCGGTCGTCCTCGGGGAGGTAGATGGTCACGCCCAGGGCCCGGCCGCGCGGGATGATGGAAACCTTGTGCACCGGGTCGGTGCCTTCCAGAAGCTTGCCCACCAGGGCGTGCCCGGCCTCGTGGTAGGCGGTGTTGCGCTTCTCCTCGTCGGAGAGGATCAGGCTGCGCCGCTCCTTGCCCATGAGCACCTTGTCCTTGGCCATCTCGAAATCGTCCATGGTCACGCGGTCGCGGTTGAGCTTGGCCGCGGAGAGGGCCGCCTCGTTGACCAGGTTCTCCAGGTCCGCGCCGGAGAAGCCGGGCGTTCCCTTGGCCAGCACTTCCAGGTCCACGGAGCTGTCGATGGGGGTGCGCCGGGTGTGCACTTCCAGGATGCGCTTGCGGCCGCGCAGGTCCGGCGAGGGGACCACGACCTGGCGGTCGAAACGGCCGGGGCGCAGGAGCGCCGGGTCCAGCACGTCGGGGCGGTTGGTGGCCGCGATGAGGATGACGCCTTCATTGGATTCGAAGCCGTCCATCTCCACCAGGAGCTGGTTGAGCGTCTGCTCGCGTTCGTCGTGACCGCCGCCCAGGCCGGCGCCGCGCTGACGGCCCACGGCGTCGATCTCGTCGATGAAGATCAGGCAGGGGGCGTTCTTCTTGCCCTGCACGAACAGGTCGCGCACGCGGGCCGCGCCCACGCCCACGAACATCTCCACGAAGTCGGAGCCGGAGATGGAGAAGAAGGGCACGCCCGCCTCGCCCGCAACGGCGCGGGCAAGCAGGGTCTTGCCGGTGCCGGGCGAGCCCACGAGCAGCACGCCCTTGGGGATGCGCCCGCCCAGGCGGGTGAACTTCTTGGGGTCGGAGAGGAACTGCACGATCTCGTTGAGTTCCTCCTTGGCCTCGTCAACACCGGCCACGTCCTGGAAAGTGACGCGCTGGGTGTCCTGGTTGATGAGCCGCGCCCGCGAGCGCCCGAAGGACATGGCCTTGCCTCCGCCGCCCTGCATCTGGCGCATGAAGAAGATCCACACGCCGATCAGCAGGAGCATGGGGAACCAGGAGACCATCAGCGAGACGTACCAGGGGGACTCCTCCTCGGGTTCGGCGCGCACCTGGACCTTGTTGGCGATGAGCGTCTGCACCAGGGTGGGGTCGTTGGGCGAATAGGTGGCGAAGCGCTGGTTGTCGGTGGTGATGCCCTCGATGCGGTGCCCCTGGATCTTGACGGCCTCGATCTGGCCCGAGGTGGCCTTCTTCAGGAACTCCGAATAGGCCAGCTTGCTGGACTGGGGGGGCTGCTGGTTGAGAAGATTGAACAGGACGATCATAACCAGGCAAATGACCGCCCAAATACCCAAATTCTTCGTAAGATTATTCAATTGGATTCCTCCGTGGAGGGTTTCCTCCAGCGGGATAGATAACACAGCCCGCATGGGCTGTCCATGTGCTGCCTGTTGATGTTGCCGAACGGAAGGTGTACAAGCCCCTCTCTTCGGAAGCGTATCGTCACCGGTGTGGCGCCTGGACTTCAAATCCAGTGGACGGCTCATCCCCGTCGGTAGGTTCGACCCCTATACGCTTCCGCCAGCGCCGAATTGTAAAGGACGCCGCATCGCGGCGTCCTTTTTCATTCCCTGTTGCAACCGCCCTACCCCGCCGTTTCGGCCAGCCAGGCTCGCATGGCGGCGATCTGGTCCTCAACGCGCGCGGGCGAGGTGCCGCCGTGGGTGTTGCGGCGGTTCATGGCCGCCTCGTAGGTCAGTATCTCGGCCACATCCGGGCCGATGGCGGCGCTCAGGCCTTGCAGATCGGCCAGGGTGAGGTCTTCCAGGCCGCAGCCCTTGCGCTCGGCCAGGGCCACGGCCGAGCCAGCCACGTGGTGCGCCTCGCGGAAGGGCACGCCCTTGGCCGCCAGGTAGTCCGCCAGCTCCGTGGCGTTCAGGAAGCCCAGCTTCAGGGCCTGGCGCATGCGCTCCGGCCGGAAGCCCATGACCTTCATCATCTCCGCCATGATGGCCAGGGAGTCGCTCACGGTGCGGTCGGCGTCGAAGAAGGGCTCCTTGTCCTCCTGCATGTCCCGGTTGTAGGCCAGGGGCAGGCCCTTCATCAGCGTCATCAGGTTGAAGAGCGCGCCGTAGACCCTGCCCGTCTTGCCGCGCATGAGCTCGGCCACGTCCGGGTTCTTCTTCTGGGGCATGATGGAGGAGCCGGTGGCGTAGGCGTCCGGCAGGGCCACGTAGCCGAAATTGGGGTTGGACCAGATGATGAGCTCCTCGCAGAGGCGCGAGAGGTGCATCATGGCCGTGGAGCCCGTGAAGAGGGCCTCAAGGGCGAAATCCCGGTCCGACACGGCGTCCAGGCTGTTGTTGAAGGTGCCGTTCAGGCCCAGCTCCCCGGCCACGGCCGCGGGGTCCAGCGGGAAGGTGGTGCCCGCCAGGGCCGCCGCACCCAGGGGCGACACGGCGGAGCGCTTCAGGGCGTCGCGGCAGCGCTCGAAGTCGCGCTTGAACATCCAGGCGTAGGCCATCAGGTGGTGCCCCAGGCTCACGGGCTGGGCGGGCTGCATGTGGGTGTAGCCCGGCAGGATGGTCCGCGTGTGCTCGGCGGCGCGGTCCGCCAGCACGCCGATCAGCGCGGCCAGCAGCTCGGACCAGACCTCCAGCCGGGCGCTGACGAAGAGCCGGAAGTCCAGGCAGACCTGGTCGTTGCGGCTGCGCCCGGTGTGCAGCTTGCGGCCCGCGTCGCCGATCATCTCGGTGAGCCGGGCCTCGATGTTCATGTGCACGTCCTCAAGCTCGTCCTTCCAGACGAACGCGCCGGACTCGATGTCCTTGAGGATGGCGTCCAGGCCTTCAACGATCTGCGCGGCCTCGGCGGCGCTGATGACGCCCTGCTTGGCCAGCATGCGGGCGTGAGCCTTGGAGCCAGCCACGTCCTGGGCGTAGAGGGCCTTGTCGTAGCGGACGGAGCCTGTGTAGCGCTCAACTATCTTGGAGGTGGGTTCGGCGAAGCGGCCGCCCCAGGGCTTGGACGATGCGGACATGGAGTGCC
This genomic stretch from Fundidesulfovibrio soli harbors:
- the ftsH gene encoding ATP-dependent zinc metalloprotease FtsH, which translates into the protein MNNLTKNLGIWAVICLVMIVLFNLLNQQPPQSSKLAYSEFLKKATSGQIEAVKIQGHRIEGITTDNQRFATYSPNDPTLVQTLIANKVQVRAEPEEESPWYVSLMVSWFPMLLLIGVWIFFMRQMQGGGGKAMSFGRSRARLINQDTQRVTFQDVAGVDEAKEELNEIVQFLSDPKKFTRLGGRIPKGVLLVGSPGTGKTLLARAVAGEAGVPFFSISGSDFVEMFVGVGAARVRDLFVQGKKNAPCLIFIDEIDAVGRQRGAGLGGGHDEREQTLNQLLVEMDGFESNEGVILIAATNRPDVLDPALLRPGRFDRQVVVPSPDLRGRKRILEVHTRRTPIDSSVDLEVLAKGTPGFSGADLENLVNEAALSAAKLNRDRVTMDDFEMAKDKVLMGKERRSLILSDEEKRNTAYHEAGHALVGKLLEGTDPVHKVSIIPRGRALGVTIYLPEDDRHTYTKNFLLDRIVMLLGGRVAEEVVLGHMTTGAGNDIERATDTARKMVCKWGMSEKLGPLSYGEKDEEIFLGRELMHHKNFSEDTSRQIDAEVRSIVEGCHSRAKELLTANIEYLHAIAKALLDRETISGADIDLLLKNQELPPLEPTAKAEPEKADAKPEASSAQADSGQAAKAGGEAGQEEAQESEKKPSGND
- the argH gene encoding argininosuccinate lyase, with protein sequence MSASSKPWGGRFAEPTSKIVERYTGSVRYDKALYAQDVAGSKAHARMLAKQGVISAAEAAQIVEGLDAILKDIESGAFVWKDELEDVHMNIEARLTEMIGDAGRKLHTGRSRNDQVCLDFRLFVSARLEVWSELLAALIGVLADRAAEHTRTILPGYTHMQPAQPVSLGHHLMAYAWMFKRDFERCRDALKRSAVSPLGAAALAGTTFPLDPAAVAGELGLNGTFNNSLDAVSDRDFALEALFTGSTAMMHLSRLCEELIIWSNPNFGYVALPDAYATGSSIMPQKKNPDVAELMRGKTGRVYGALFNLMTLMKGLPLAYNRDMQEDKEPFFDADRTVSDSLAIMAEMMKVMGFRPERMRQALKLGFLNATELADYLAAKGVPFREAHHVAGSAVALAERKGCGLEDLTLADLQGLSAAIGPDVAEILTYEAAMNRRNTHGGTSPARVEDQIAAMRAWLAETAG
- the folP gene encoding dihydropteroate synthase gives rise to the protein MGIVNVTPDSFSDGGRNFEASDACGHASRLLAEGAAIVDVGGESTRPFAEQVGQDEELRRVVPVIRGILERHPDAVVSVDTYKAEVARQALEAGAAIVNDVSACAFEPALLDVVASHKPGYVLMHSLGKPGTMQVDPRYSDVLSEVRTFFERGIRMLTGAGLPENRIVLDPGIGFGKTLEHNLTLLRGLGTFLDLGRPLLMGLSNKSFLGKLLGLEVHERGPATQVASALAQLAGARIHRVHQAAQAVQALTLAEAMRP